The following proteins come from a genomic window of Anaerobutyricum hallii:
- a CDS encoding TIM barrel protein: MGYLPECRSMNFSVYSGMLDRYKDSDDIKNACRKAGLNGLEVILAGESDQGKILPEMVNGVHLYFHIFWMDYWLGNYERLDREFDSREQWIDYYGGQDREAYLNFLRNDLRYAEENGARYVVFHVSEVTLRESYQYKYRYTDEEVIDASLEIINTLLDEHEYPFDFLVENLWWSGLDMKTPALTKKLVEGIHSERKGIMLDLGHYMNTNSDLRTPEDAVAYVNAMLDAHEEAGCPVTDWIKGIHLQMSLGGEYVKKQKAEWEQAPMNFDDYPFYELFQLAYEHACNIDLHQPFLGEGVKELIERIHPDYVTEEFQQNSREEYEQFAEAQGKLLGYIE; encoded by the coding sequence GTGGGATATTTACCGGAATGCAGATCCATGAATTTTTCTGTATATTCAGGGATGCTGGACCGATATAAAGACAGTGATGATATCAAAAATGCCTGCAGAAAAGCAGGACTGAACGGGCTGGAAGTGATCCTGGCGGGGGAATCCGACCAGGGAAAGATCCTGCCGGAGATGGTCAACGGGGTCCACTTGTATTTCCATATATTCTGGATGGATTACTGGCTGGGCAACTATGAACGCCTCGACCGGGAATTTGATTCCAGGGAGCAGTGGATCGACTATTATGGAGGGCAGGACAGGGAAGCCTATCTGAACTTCCTGCGGAATGATTTGAGATATGCGGAAGAGAATGGTGCCAGATATGTGGTCTTCCACGTCTCGGAAGTGACACTTCGGGAAAGCTATCAGTACAAGTACCGGTATACGGATGAAGAGGTGATCGATGCATCCCTGGAGATCATCAATACCCTGCTGGATGAACATGAATACCCTTTCGATTTCCTTGTGGAAAATCTCTGGTGGAGTGGCCTTGACATGAAGACCCCGGCATTGACAAAAAAGCTGGTGGAAGGGATCCATAGCGAACGAAAGGGGATCATGCTTGACCTGGGCCACTACATGAACACAAACAGTGACTTAAGGACACCGGAAGATGCGGTGGCCTACGTCAATGCCATGCTGGATGCCCACGAAGAGGCAGGATGCCCGGTCACAGACTGGATCAAGGGGATCCATCTCCAAATGTCCCTTGGTGGGGAATACGTCAAAAAGCAGAAAGCAGAATGGGAGCAGGCTCCCATGAACTTTGACGACTATCCGTTCTATGAGCTTTTTCAGCTCGCCTACGAACACGCCTGTAATATTGACCTCCATCAGCCGTTCCTCGGCGAAGGCGTGAAAGAACTCATTGAGCGGATACATCCGGACTATGTGACAGAGGAGTTCCAGCAGAACAGCCGGGAAGAATACGAGCAGTTTGCAGAAGCACAGGGAAAACTGTTGGGATATATTGAATAA